A single region of the Streptomyces sp. NBC_00425 genome encodes:
- a CDS encoding SDR family NAD(P)-dependent oxidoreductase has product MSFRESLLPDDAIAVVGTACRLPGGINDLDDLWAVLTAGRDMVTEVPADRFAAADFVDPDRRRPGHSYTAAGGFLDDVAGFDGSFFTGISAREASRMDPQQRLLLEMAVEMLDDAGVDAAGLEGSDTAVFVGCSSRDYGELQAAGADTSNPYTMSGMAGAIVANRLSHYFDWHGQSVAVDTACSSALTALHQACEHLRAGRSRAVVAGGVNVLLSPQLFAGFSSASMLSPTGRCRPFSAQADGFVRAEGGGLVLLKRLADARGDGDRIHGVIVASGANNDGRTPGLALPSSTAQQALLRDVYERAGLVPDDVAYLEAHGTGTQAGDPLEAQAIGRALGRGRNRGALPIGSIKSNLGHMEAASGMGGLFKAMLVLRHRQVPATLHAEDLSQQIDFDELNVRPVTCLEPLEHPGVALAGVNSFGFGGANAHLVLADPEPVGAPRNRGDVSRGSRDRTCEPHSDSYAGRLPVVVSARTPQALTASAERMAQHLQFTADDDFYDVAYTSTVRRGRHEHAAAVLAADPQEAADALLALAEGLVDGPGVKVTVPERPGGLAFVFSGNGSQWAGMGADLLRHEPLFAAAVSAVDAELHPALGWSVTRALQEGSTGLERTEVAQPLLFAVQVGLVALLRQHGVEPDAVVGHSVGEIAAGYAAGCLDLAQACHVVAVRSRAQGATAGSGRMAAVGLGAKEAQKELAAFGGLLELAGTNTTRDVTIAGDAAALSELGRQMELRGVFFRELDLDYAFHSRHMDSVQQQILHPLRSLRPRPGRLPLASTVTGSVMGGEQLDAEYWWRNVREPVAFADAVTALTDNGCTQFLEVGPHPVLSTYLRRLLPTLSAHATLRRDSDGPLSVRRAAASLIAVGVRPGNRCLPHPGRVVSLPAYPWERERQWNGSPDWWAHIPQDKTLIHPLLGRRAAVAEPAWHQQLSTARLPWLADHQVDGTMVMPATAYLEMALAAGRQALAAPCEVSGLDIVRPLALPRSDNPSLLVLQTSVSAEDGIVLIASRTDAAGEWTLHARACVRRLIHPAPQTHSPAAARPTGNNPGLDPDGALRIDAAVHYTHTARAGLEYGPAFQVLTDLSVNPTSVRARYQLPEAAARHWQDFQAHPVIMDGALQAAAPLLAQAAAGGMFLPTAVESLRVWQQPTAQGEILVSLQHVVGADAVVDVTVLNQDGTTAATMTGCRLHAVAPSRPLQELTPTLRAAPQVATLTETDGAVPLPSPASTVTATAAARAAIEAELADDYRHFAPRAKNAAAHWGAAAFRRLLPDATDFGLDELLHAGLRPHYAPYVALMADLAAKAGLLHPDTSQADGPRWQFTGSPADPFTHMRQFAQQHPNWITAIAVFNRCGAHLADILTGRTDPRQLLFGEADRHLVEAFYSDTPQLRIHTQFARILLQHALQDWPTHRPLRILEVGAGTGSLTAALLPALPHQLTRYTYTDLTAAFFPRAQARFIRHDNLDYRSLDLNQDPTDQGFAPGSFDLVVAANVLHATADLNATLTRLSGLLADGGQLLAVESHDEDILGPCFGLLPEYWSNTDTHLRSSPLLPREKWAPLLAGCGFDQITITGSTDEEAAGDYSVLLARRSPAHPNSPETRPAGHAQPAATGTADSTSSWLVIAPTGDRDLAAALTRTLPAADLLLVEPDVDTWSLSLDAAAASRIVVLSTTTDTGRSAAQTVTRMAGLLKTAASAATASGHSEPHLWLVTAPTGLHGTPEGPADPHAAALWGIGRVMANEHPTLTVRRLSLHTSSDTASDAARIAAEVLHPSTEDEIALNRHGRFTPRLHPLNPPTHPASDGEGYRIELRRPGRAHQLAWIADDPGRPGRGEVLVQVRAAALNYRDVMLAEGMLPPGAEPATETGPRLGLECAGTITAIGPGVTTLAVGDRVFAFGHGTLASHVRVRTEQAGHIPPGMTYEQAATLPAVYLTVQHSLETLAHLQEGDTLLVHGGAGGIGLAALNYARHVGARVIATAGSPAKRDLLRTLGATHVLNSRDLSFAAQVREATGGRGVDVVLNSLAGEAIARSLDCLTPGGRFIELGKRDIYANAPLLLRPFRNNLAYFGVDITRLIADTPEQAADAFRTVTSRVKDGTYRPLFHQSYPAPRITDAVTALRHSRHLGKVVITFNPSMPVAVEEPDNPPVLDAQATYLITGGLSGLGAATARHLAARGARHLALVSRRGATAPEAASLLADLHRLGVDAHAHALDITNAAAVEELLEKADRQGHPVRGVVHAAMHLDDAPLQDLDAERFTAVLEPKMRGAEILDRLTRDGQTDFFIVYSSVAALIGNMYQAPYAAANLHLEALMRARRDHGHPGMALAWGGISETGYVMRHRLADTIARSGIGLITPATALDALDRHLHRTTCQTVIGVMDWERLTHLLPAVTAPRFTAQMTGSSDRSSRVRAQDLRQQLKAADNDEARLNLIISTLTEVAAHVLQTSPDRINPSANLTDLGLDSLMGAELKVLMEQTFACELPLMELMAAGTINGLAQRLHLILSPAPH; this is encoded by the coding sequence ATGTCCTTCCGTGAGTCCCTGCTGCCCGATGACGCGATCGCCGTGGTCGGCACTGCCTGCCGTCTGCCCGGCGGCATCAACGATCTGGACGATCTGTGGGCGGTTCTCACAGCCGGGCGCGACATGGTCACCGAGGTGCCCGCCGACCGGTTCGCTGCCGCTGACTTCGTCGACCCCGACCGGCGCCGGCCAGGCCACTCCTACACCGCAGCCGGTGGCTTCCTGGACGATGTGGCGGGCTTCGACGGGTCCTTCTTCACCGGTATCTCTGCGCGGGAGGCGTCGCGGATGGACCCGCAGCAGCGGTTGCTGCTGGAGATGGCGGTGGAGATGCTCGATGACGCCGGCGTGGACGCGGCCGGCCTGGAGGGGTCGGACACAGCCGTGTTCGTCGGCTGCTCCAGCCGCGACTACGGCGAGCTGCAGGCCGCCGGGGCGGACACAAGTAACCCCTACACCATGTCGGGGATGGCCGGGGCGATCGTCGCCAACCGGCTCTCGCACTACTTCGACTGGCACGGCCAGAGCGTTGCGGTCGACACCGCCTGCTCCTCGGCGCTGACGGCCCTGCACCAGGCGTGCGAGCACCTGCGGGCGGGCCGGTCGCGCGCGGTGGTGGCCGGAGGTGTCAATGTGCTCCTCAGCCCGCAGCTGTTCGCCGGGTTCTCCAGTGCGTCGATGCTCTCGCCCACCGGACGGTGCCGGCCGTTCTCGGCCCAAGCCGACGGTTTCGTACGGGCCGAGGGCGGCGGACTGGTCCTGCTCAAGCGTCTGGCCGACGCACGCGGGGACGGCGACCGCATCCACGGGGTGATCGTAGCCAGCGGCGCGAACAACGACGGCCGCACCCCTGGCCTCGCCCTGCCGAGCAGTACCGCCCAGCAGGCCCTGCTACGCGACGTCTACGAGAGGGCTGGGCTTGTTCCCGACGACGTCGCCTATCTGGAGGCCCATGGCACAGGCACACAGGCCGGGGATCCGCTGGAGGCACAGGCCATCGGCCGTGCGCTGGGCCGGGGGCGCAACCGGGGCGCGCTGCCGATCGGGTCGATCAAGAGCAACCTGGGCCACATGGAGGCCGCCTCCGGCATGGGCGGGCTGTTCAAGGCAATGCTGGTGCTGCGCCACCGGCAGGTGCCGGCGACCCTGCACGCGGAGGACCTCAGCCAGCAAATCGACTTCGACGAGCTTAACGTGCGGCCCGTCACCTGCCTGGAGCCCCTCGAGCACCCCGGGGTGGCGTTGGCGGGGGTGAACTCCTTCGGGTTCGGCGGCGCCAACGCCCACCTGGTGTTGGCCGACCCCGAACCTGTCGGTGCCCCCCGCAACCGCGGTGACGTCTCCCGGGGTTCCCGGGACCGCACCTGTGAGCCCCACAGCGATTCCTACGCTGGCCGGTTGCCGGTCGTGGTCTCCGCCCGAACCCCTCAGGCGCTCACCGCGAGCGCCGAACGTATGGCTCAGCACCTGCAGTTCACCGCCGATGACGACTTCTACGATGTCGCCTACACCTCCACCGTGCGCCGGGGTCGTCACGAGCATGCCGCGGCTGTGCTGGCCGCCGACCCACAGGAGGCAGCCGACGCTCTGCTGGCCCTGGCCGAAGGACTGGTCGACGGCCCCGGCGTAAAGGTCACCGTTCCAGAGCGCCCCGGAGGCCTGGCGTTCGTGTTCAGCGGGAACGGCTCGCAGTGGGCCGGCATGGGCGCCGATCTCCTGCGCCACGAGCCGCTCTTCGCCGCAGCAGTGAGCGCCGTGGACGCCGAACTTCACCCTGCTCTGGGCTGGTCGGTGACCCGAGCGCTTCAGGAGGGATCCACCGGCCTGGAACGCACTGAGGTGGCCCAGCCGCTGCTGTTCGCCGTGCAGGTCGGCCTCGTGGCCCTTCTGCGCCAACACGGCGTGGAACCCGATGCTGTCGTCGGGCACAGCGTGGGGGAGATCGCGGCCGGGTATGCGGCCGGCTGCCTTGATCTGGCCCAGGCCTGCCACGTGGTGGCCGTCCGCAGCCGCGCACAGGGCGCCACGGCCGGCAGCGGCCGGATGGCCGCGGTCGGGCTGGGGGCCAAAGAGGCCCAGAAGGAGCTGGCCGCATTCGGCGGGCTCCTGGAGCTGGCCGGCACCAACACTACCCGCGACGTCACCATCGCCGGCGACGCGGCCGCACTGTCAGAGCTGGGCCGTCAGATGGAGCTGCGCGGGGTGTTCTTCCGCGAACTGGACCTCGACTACGCCTTCCACTCCCGGCACATGGACTCCGTCCAGCAGCAGATCCTCCACCCGTTGCGCTCCCTGCGCCCCCGCCCGGGCAGGTTGCCCCTGGCGTCCACGGTCACCGGGAGCGTCATGGGCGGCGAACAGCTGGATGCCGAGTACTGGTGGCGCAACGTGCGCGAACCGGTCGCCTTCGCCGACGCCGTCACCGCGCTCACCGATAACGGCTGCACCCAGTTCCTCGAAGTCGGCCCCCACCCGGTGCTCTCCACCTACCTGCGCCGCCTCCTGCCAACCCTGTCGGCTCACGCCACCCTGCGCCGTGACAGCGACGGGCCGCTCTCCGTGCGGCGCGCCGCAGCCTCTCTCATCGCCGTCGGCGTCCGTCCCGGCAACCGCTGCCTCCCCCACCCGGGCCGGGTGGTGTCCCTGCCCGCCTACCCCTGGGAGCGGGAGCGGCAGTGGAACGGCTCGCCCGACTGGTGGGCGCACATCCCCCAGGACAAAACCCTCATCCATCCGCTGCTGGGCCGGCGGGCGGCGGTGGCCGAACCGGCCTGGCACCAGCAGCTCAGCACGGCCAGGCTGCCATGGCTGGCCGACCACCAGGTGGACGGAACCATGGTGATGCCCGCCACCGCGTACCTGGAGATGGCCCTGGCCGCAGGCCGCCAGGCTCTGGCCGCACCGTGCGAAGTGAGCGGCCTGGACATCGTCCGTCCCCTGGCGCTGCCCCGCAGCGACAACCCCTCGCTCCTGGTCCTGCAGACGTCAGTGTCGGCCGAGGACGGCATCGTCCTGATCGCCTCCCGCACCGACGCCGCCGGCGAGTGGACCCTGCACGCCCGGGCCTGCGTGCGCCGCCTGATCCACCCGGCCCCCCAGACGCACAGCCCCGCAGCCGCCCGCCCCACCGGCAACAACCCAGGCCTCGACCCGGACGGTGCGCTCCGCATCGACGCCGCGGTGCACTACACCCACACAGCCCGGGCCGGCCTGGAATACGGTCCGGCCTTCCAGGTCCTGACCGACCTCAGCGTCAACCCGACGTCCGTCCGCGCCCGCTACCAGCTCCCCGAGGCCGCCGCTCGCCACTGGCAGGACTTCCAGGCCCACCCCGTGATCATGGACGGAGCTCTGCAGGCAGCCGCCCCGCTGCTGGCCCAGGCCGCCGCAGGGGGCATGTTCCTCCCCACGGCAGTGGAGAGCCTGCGCGTGTGGCAGCAACCGACCGCCCAGGGTGAGATCCTCGTGTCCCTGCAGCACGTGGTGGGTGCCGACGCCGTCGTCGACGTCACCGTGCTCAACCAGGACGGCACCACGGCCGCAACCATGACCGGCTGCCGCCTGCACGCTGTCGCCCCCAGCCGCCCCCTGCAGGAACTCACCCCCACCCTGCGCGCCGCACCACAGGTTGCCACCCTTACGGAAACCGACGGCGCCGTGCCGCTCCCCAGCCCCGCCAGCACTGTCACGGCCACAGCCGCAGCCCGGGCAGCGATCGAAGCAGAACTGGCCGACGACTACCGGCACTTCGCCCCTCGGGCGAAGAACGCCGCCGCGCACTGGGGCGCCGCCGCCTTCCGCCGCCTCCTGCCCGACGCCACCGACTTCGGCCTGGACGAACTGCTGCACGCCGGCCTGCGCCCCCATTACGCCCCCTACGTGGCGTTGATGGCAGACCTCGCCGCCAAGGCGGGGCTCCTGCACCCCGACACCTCCCAGGCAGACGGTCCGCGCTGGCAGTTCACCGGCTCTCCCGCCGACCCCTTCACCCACATGCGGCAGTTCGCCCAGCAACACCCGAACTGGATCACCGCGATCGCCGTCTTCAACCGCTGCGGCGCGCACCTGGCCGACATTCTCACCGGCCGCACCGACCCCCGCCAACTGCTCTTCGGCGAAGCCGACCGCCACCTGGTCGAAGCGTTCTACTCCGACACCCCCCAACTGCGTATCCATACCCAGTTCGCCCGCATCCTGCTCCAGCACGCCCTGCAGGACTGGCCGACCCACCGGCCACTGCGCATTCTGGAAGTAGGGGCCGGAACCGGCAGTTTGACCGCGGCCCTGCTGCCCGCCCTGCCGCACCAGCTCACCCGCTACACCTACACCGACCTCACGGCCGCGTTCTTCCCGCGCGCCCAAGCCCGCTTCATCCGGCACGACAACCTCGACTACCGAAGCCTCGACCTCAACCAGGACCCCACAGACCAGGGCTTCGCCCCGGGCAGCTTCGACCTGGTCGTCGCCGCGAACGTCCTGCACGCCACCGCCGACCTGAACGCCACCCTCACCCGCCTGTCCGGCCTCCTCGCCGACGGCGGGCAGCTGCTGGCGGTGGAGAGCCACGACGAGGACATCCTCGGCCCCTGCTTCGGACTGCTGCCCGAATACTGGTCCAACACCGACACTCACCTGCGCTCCAGCCCCCTGCTGCCCCGCGAGAAGTGGGCGCCGCTGCTCGCCGGGTGCGGCTTCGACCAGATCACCATCACCGGCAGCACCGACGAAGAAGCGGCTGGCGACTACTCCGTCCTTCTCGCCCGCCGCTCACCCGCCCACCCCAACAGCCCCGAAACCCGCCCGGCCGGTCACGCCCAGCCGGCCGCGACCGGCACCGCGGACAGCACCAGTTCCTGGCTGGTCATCGCCCCCACCGGTGACCGGGACCTGGCCGCCGCCCTCACCCGTACGCTCCCCGCAGCCGACCTGCTCCTCGTGGAGCCCGACGTGGACACCTGGTCCCTGTCCCTGGACGCGGCAGCCGCCAGCCGCATCGTCGTCCTGTCCACCACCACCGACACCGGCCGCTCGGCCGCACAGACAGTGACCCGCATGGCGGGCCTGCTGAAAACCGCGGCCTCCGCCGCCACTGCCTCCGGGCACAGCGAACCGCACCTGTGGCTGGTCACCGCCCCCACCGGCCTGCACGGCACCCCAGAAGGGCCCGCCGACCCGCACGCGGCCGCACTGTGGGGCATCGGGCGGGTCATGGCGAACGAACACCCCACCCTGACCGTGCGCCGCCTCAGCCTGCACACCTCATCCGACACCGCCTCCGATGCCGCCCGCATCGCCGCCGAAGTGCTGCATCCCAGCACCGAGGACGAAATCGCCCTGAACCGTCACGGACGCTTCACCCCGCGCCTGCACCCCCTCAACCCGCCCACCCACCCAGCCTCCGACGGCGAGGGCTACCGCATCGAACTGCGCCGCCCCGGCCGCGCACACCAGCTCGCCTGGATCGCCGACGACCCCGGACGGCCCGGACGCGGCGAGGTCCTGGTCCAGGTGCGGGCCGCGGCGCTGAACTACCGCGACGTCATGCTCGCCGAGGGCATGCTGCCGCCCGGTGCCGAACCGGCCACCGAAACCGGCCCCCGCCTCGGCCTGGAATGCGCCGGCACCATCACCGCCATCGGCCCCGGCGTCACCACCCTGGCGGTAGGCGACCGTGTCTTCGCCTTCGGCCATGGCACCCTCGCCTCCCACGTCCGAGTCCGTACCGAACAGGCCGGACACATCCCCCCCGGCATGACCTACGAGCAGGCCGCCACCCTGCCCGCCGTCTACCTCACCGTCCAGCACAGCCTCGAGACCCTCGCCCACCTCCAAGAGGGCGACACCCTCCTGGTCCACGGCGGCGCCGGCGGCATCGGCCTGGCCGCCCTGAACTACGCCCGGCACGTCGGCGCCCGCGTGATCGCCACCGCAGGCAGCCCCGCCAAACGCGACCTGCTGCGCACCCTCGGAGCCACTCACGTACTCAACTCCCGCGACCTGTCCTTCGCCGCACAGGTACGAGAAGCAACCGGCGGCCGCGGCGTCGACGTCGTCCTCAATTCCCTGGCCGGCGAAGCCATCGCCCGCAGCCTGGACTGCCTCACGCCCGGCGGGAGGTTCATCGAACTCGGCAAGCGCGACATCTACGCCAACGCGCCCCTGCTGCTGCGCCCCTTCCGCAACAACCTCGCCTACTTCGGCGTCGACATCACCCGCCTGATCGCCGACACCCCCGAACAGGCAGCAGACGCCTTCCGCACCGTCACCTCGCGCGTCAAGGACGGCACCTACCGACCGCTGTTCCACCAGAGCTACCCCGCCCCCCGCATCACCGACGCCGTCACCGCCCTGCGGCACTCCCGCCACCTCGGCAAGGTCGTCATTACGTTCAACCCCAGCATGCCCGTCGCCGTCGAAGAACCCGACAACCCGCCCGTCCTCGACGCCCAGGCCACCTACCTGATCACCGGAGGGCTCAGCGGGCTGGGCGCCGCCACCGCCCGCCACCTCGCCGCCCGCGGCGCCCGCCACCTCGCGCTCGTCTCACGCCGCGGCGCGACCGCCCCCGAAGCAGCCAGCCTCCTCGCGGATCTGCACCGCCTCGGCGTCGACGCCCACGCCCACGCCCTGGACATCACCAACGCCGCAGCCGTGGAAGAGCTCCTGGAGAAGGCCGACCGTCAGGGGCACCCGGTGCGCGGCGTCGTCCACGCCGCGATGCACCTGGACGACGCCCCCCTACAGGACCTCGACGCCGAACGGTTCACCGCAGTCCTTGAACCCAAAATGCGCGGCGCGGAAATCCTCGATCGGCTCACCCGCGACGGGCAGACGGACTTCTTCATCGTCTACTCCTCCGTCGCCGCGCTGATCGGCAACATGTACCAAGCCCCCTACGCGGCCGCCAACCTCCATCTGGAAGCACTGATGCGCGCCCGCCGCGACCACGGCCACCCCGGAATGGCTCTGGCATGGGGCGGCATCTCCGAGACCGGCTACGTCATGCGCCACCGGCTCGCCGACACCATCGCCCGCTCCGGCATCGGCCTCATCACCCCCGCCACCGCCCTCGACGCGCTCGACCGCCACCTGCACCGCACCACCTGCCAGACCGTCATCGGCGTAATGGACTGGGAGCGCCTCACCCACCTCCTACCCGCAGTGACCGCCCCCCGCTTCACCGCGCAGATGACCGGCAGCAGCGACCGCTCCAGCCGCGTCCGCGCTCAAGACCTGCGCCAGCAGCTGAAGGCGGCGGACAACGACGAGGCCCGACTGAATCTGATCATCTCCACCCTGACCGAGGTGGCAGCCCACGTCCTACAGACCAGCCCCGACCGCATCAACCCCAGCGCCAACCTCACCGACCTCGGCCTGGACTCCCTCATGGGGGCCGAGCTGAAAGTCCTCATGGAGCAGACCTTCGCCTGCGAGCTACCCCTGATGGAACTGATGGCAGCCGGCACTATCAACGGCCTAGCCCAGCGGCTCCACCTCATCCTCAGCCCCGCCCCCCACTGA
- a CDS encoding SDR family oxidoreductase, whose product MTVLITGASGFVGSRLAYALLVERGERVVCLVRGSLASAYRRVRETVGAHGDLSPQERRRLLCVSGDVTRKWLGMSAAEHTRLAGEVTAVWHCAGDIALAGERERLFRVNTHGTANVLQFAELTSPHCRVVHVSTMAVAGGRRDGIVLEDDLSDAYGFETHYDASKYEAEQLVRGWAQRMRRPVVVLRPSIVASDALAPGVAAGHPVAVFGQMIDVVARDGATGIPAPAQRTHSLQLRLRVSPEATFNIVPDQYATQAMLRIGQDALLEGPGARTFHVVHGKPTPIRDIIGVIEAQHPLLRVECVDDLLDPTPAESFIAEHLTGFFAYCWHRRTYDRTHALAATPGLPEPVPVDVPYLRRALGFQDATLATTSCDAGAWAAPCAPENSQAASPESSAGCRPLLSKSPR is encoded by the coding sequence GTGACTGTTCTGATCACTGGTGCATCAGGGTTTGTGGGTTCTCGTCTTGCGTACGCGCTTCTCGTGGAACGGGGGGAGCGGGTGGTGTGTCTGGTGCGGGGGAGTCTGGCTTCCGCGTATCGGCGCGTGAGGGAGACAGTCGGCGCGCACGGCGACCTCTCGCCGCAGGAACGCCGCCGGCTGCTGTGTGTGAGCGGTGATGTGACCCGGAAGTGGCTGGGCATGTCGGCGGCGGAGCACACCCGTCTGGCCGGCGAGGTCACCGCGGTGTGGCACTGCGCGGGTGACATCGCGCTGGCGGGGGAGCGGGAGCGGCTGTTCCGGGTGAATACGCACGGCACGGCGAATGTGCTGCAGTTCGCGGAGCTGACCTCTCCGCACTGCCGGGTGGTGCACGTCAGCACGATGGCCGTCGCCGGCGGCCGGCGCGACGGCATCGTGCTGGAGGATGACCTGAGTGACGCCTACGGCTTCGAGACGCATTACGACGCCTCGAAGTATGAGGCCGAACAGCTGGTGCGGGGCTGGGCGCAGCGCATGCGACGGCCGGTCGTGGTGCTGCGGCCCAGCATCGTCGCCAGCGACGCCTTAGCCCCGGGGGTTGCGGCGGGTCATCCGGTGGCGGTGTTTGGGCAGATGATCGACGTGGTGGCGCGCGATGGCGCAACGGGCATCCCCGCTCCGGCGCAACGGACGCATTCCCTCCAGCTGCGGCTGCGAGTGTCACCGGAGGCGACGTTCAACATCGTCCCTGACCAGTACGCCACCCAGGCCATGCTCCGCATCGGCCAGGACGCCCTCCTAGAGGGTCCAGGCGCGCGTACCTTCCACGTCGTGCATGGGAAGCCCACGCCGATCAGAGACATCATCGGCGTCATCGAGGCGCAACATCCACTCCTGCGCGTGGAGTGCGTCGACGACCTGCTCGATCCGACGCCAGCGGAGTCCTTCATCGCTGAGCACCTGACCGGGTTCTTCGCCTACTGCTGGCACCGGCGTACCTACGACCGCACCCACGCTCTGGCCGCCACCCCGGGACTGCCCGAGCCCGTTCCCGTCGATGTCCCGTACCTGCGGCGTGCGCTGGGCTTCCAGGACGCAACTTTGGCCACCACCTCCTGCGACGCCGGTGCCTGGGCAGCCCCTTGCGCGCCCGAGAATTCCCAGGCTGCCAGCCCTGAGTCGAGCGCAGGGTGCCGCCCCCTGCTCTCGAAGAGCCCTAGGTAG
- a CDS encoding MMPL family transporter, with protein sequence MADKRTEKGTDALDAVARWSFRHCRLVLGSAACLFVLCALVASMDTQWSNGGVIADGTAAQRAEGATKRFGAGTPDLVLYARSGRPVDSREVAEQGRLLTELAARSPGVASALSYWNTGADPLRSTDGRGALLRIDLKGGESETARTARTLVPVLRAAAPGLELSVSGPAWINVSATDQAERDLLHSELFTLPAAFLVLALAFGSLSATLVPLGIGLIAASGALALLAVVTRLMPVSVFAVNLSCALGFGLAVDYALFTLSRYREERARGLDSEAAIGQSMSTTGRAVTFCALTMAWCMASLLVFPLGLIRSLAIASLVVVGFCTMGTLLLVPALVAALSGRLDGTKLSFRLPWRPRATHLSGSPFWRHVAVAVTRRPLLWALAGSGVLLGLVLPVIGLRPALMDESILPPHAEARTAAEAIRMDFAHSPDRQLTVVLPRTNPVTEATQLDSYARHLAALPGAARVSTEAGDYADGRLTATRHIDTGGGGRRATLVVVFAEDPAQSPRTAALVEAVRATAPPGPAQVAGAAVHLADTRQAVTGALGWWSALMLSGVFVMLLIFTRSLLVAVKAAVLGGLSIGAAVGLMVLLFQRMHVLGPPAGGGESTLEITMPLLAAALAFGLCVDYEVFLVSRMAEEWRRTRQNTGSIVFGIEHTGRLFTAAALVVAVSMGALMLAQISLLVVLGATIAAIVLLDASIVRGLLVPAVMQLAGQANWWAPALRRRTAPAHRPVMTETGGQPSAGDSKTM encoded by the coding sequence ATGGCCGACAAAAGAACCGAGAAGGGAACGGATGCGCTCGACGCAGTCGCACGGTGGTCGTTCCGGCACTGCCGACTGGTACTCGGCTCGGCGGCCTGCCTGTTCGTGCTCTGCGCCCTCGTGGCGAGCATGGACACCCAGTGGTCCAATGGCGGCGTCATCGCCGACGGCACGGCCGCGCAACGAGCCGAGGGGGCTACTAAGCGTTTCGGGGCGGGCACGCCGGATCTGGTCCTATACGCCCGCTCCGGCCGGCCCGTCGACTCACGCGAGGTGGCGGAGCAGGGCCGCCTGCTGACTGAGCTGGCCGCCCGGTCTCCGGGGGTCGCGTCCGCATTGTCGTACTGGAACACCGGGGCGGATCCACTCCGTTCCACAGACGGCCGGGGCGCGCTGCTGCGTATCGATCTCAAGGGGGGCGAGTCCGAGACTGCCCGAACCGCGCGAACCCTGGTACCGGTCCTGCGGGCCGCCGCTCCCGGACTCGAACTGTCGGTGAGTGGTCCCGCCTGGATCAACGTGTCCGCTACCGACCAGGCGGAGCGCGATCTGTTGCATTCGGAACTGTTCACCCTGCCGGCAGCATTCCTTGTCCTGGCGCTGGCTTTCGGTTCGCTGAGCGCGACGCTCGTACCTCTGGGGATTGGTCTGATCGCGGCATCGGGGGCGCTGGCTCTGCTGGCGGTGGTGACCCGCCTGATGCCGGTCTCGGTCTTCGCCGTCAACCTCAGCTGCGCTCTCGGCTTCGGCCTGGCCGTCGACTACGCGCTGTTCACCCTCTCCCGGTACCGGGAGGAACGTGCCCGGGGTCTGGACTCGGAGGCAGCCATCGGGCAGTCGATGTCCACCACCGGTCGTGCCGTGACCTTCTGTGCCCTGACGATGGCATGGTGCATGGCGTCGCTCCTCGTCTTCCCACTGGGGTTGATCCGCTCGCTGGCGATCGCCTCGCTCGTCGTCGTGGGGTTCTGCACGATGGGCACACTGCTCCTGGTTCCCGCCCTGGTGGCAGCCCTGAGCGGCCGACTCGACGGCACAAAACTGTCCTTCCGTCTGCCCTGGCGCCCCCGTGCCACCCATCTGTCCGGCAGTCCCTTCTGGCGGCACGTCGCGGTCGCAGTGACCAGGCGGCCCTTGCTGTGGGCGCTGGCCGGGTCCGGTGTGCTGCTGGGGCTGGTGCTGCCCGTTATCGGACTGCGGCCCGCCCTGATGGATGAGTCCATCCTGCCTCCTCACGCCGAAGCCCGGACCGCTGCGGAAGCCATCCGCATGGACTTCGCCCACTCGCCCGACCGGCAGTTGACGGTGGTGCTGCCACGGACGAACCCAGTGACCGAGGCGACCCAGCTGGACTCCTACGCCCGGCACCTGGCGGCGTTGCCCGGCGCGGCTCGGGTGAGCACGGAGGCTGGTGACTATGCCGATGGGCGGCTCACCGCTACACGGCACATCGACACGGGCGGGGGCGGGCGGCGCGCGACACTGGTCGTGGTGTTCGCGGAGGACCCCGCCCAGTCGCCGCGCACCGCTGCTCTGGTCGAGGCGGTGCGTGCCACCGCCCCACCAGGACCGGCGCAGGTCGCCGGTGCCGCCGTGCATCTCGCCGACACGAGGCAGGCTGTGACGGGAGCCCTCGGCTGGTGGTCGGCGCTGATGCTCAGCGGTGTGTTCGTCATGCTCTTGATCTTCACCCGAAGCCTGCTGGTCGCGGTGAAAGCCGCGGTCCTGGGCGGCCTCAGCATCGGGGCGGCGGTGGGGCTGATGGTGCTGCTGTTCCAGCGGATGCATGTCCTGGGGCCCCCGGCCGGCGGAGGCGAGAGCACGCTGGAGATCACTATGCCGTTGCTGGCAGCCGCCCTGGCATTCGGTCTCTGCGTGGACTACGAAGTCTTCCTCGTCTCGCGCATGGCAGAGGAGTGGCGACGTACACGGCAGAACACCGGCTCCATCGTGTTCGGTATCGAGCACACCGGCCGGTTGTTCACCGCCGCTGCCCTGGTGGTCGCCGTGAGTATGGGTGCACTGATGCTGGCTCAGATCAGTCTCCTGGTCGTCTTGGGTGCGACGATCGCCGCGATCGTCCTCCTCGACGCCAGCATCGTGCGAGGCTTGCTCGTCCCAGCAGTGATGCAGTTGGCGGGCCAGGCGAATTGGTGGGCACCGGCCTTGCGTCGGCGAACGGCGCCCGCACATCGTCCCGTCATGACCGAAACCGGAGGACAACCAAGCGCTGGCGACTCGAAGACGATGTAG